The DNA segment GGATAGAGCTAATCACTCACTTCTGCAAAGAACATTTGCAATACTGTGCATAATGGTTAGAACCAGGCAACGTAAGTACTCGTTTCTCCACAGTTAGTCCATGTTGTTATTTGCATCTCAGACGGCTCAGGGCGGTCCTACTGTCATTCTGCCCGCTCTTTTGATTACGGGATTGCTAGTGGCAGCATCCCAGGCATTTGTGCCAAGGGGCGGTAACCAAGACTGACCGATTTAGAGGAATCAAAGGGTTAAAACTAATTTTCGACTGGTTTCAATCCTACAACGATTTTGACTTTCAACTCATTGATAAAGATCAATTGTTTAAAGCATTTATTCCAAATGCAGGCTATAGCAACTTTTTGATTTGGGTACTGAGAGTAAGCACCCTTCATAGGCTTAAACCGGTCAATTGTTCATGCTAAATTAGTTTTTTCATTCTAAGCTTAGTCGTTAATAGAATTTATATTTTCTTATTCTTGAAACTCTGGCTGTTACGCAATATATAGTGAGCTTATTTTTTTATGAAAGAGTCTAATTGCTATTTTAAATCCTATTATTTAAAATACAGTAAGTTAAAGCGAATCGGTTACTGCTACCAATCTGCTTCAAACATTACCAAATAAACTATTTCTAGAAGAACAAAATATTCCTTAAATTCGTGATTAATTAATGGTAAAAATAACGCTAAAAGTTATTATTAGTTAGTTGCTAAATGTAATTTGCTACTGATTATATAGATAATTACCGCTAACTTTTGGCTTCTCAATAACAATTTGATCATTGGATTTTAAAATTTGTGAACATTCATAAAAAGTTAGATTGCTATTCATCTTGAAGAGATAAATTAATATGAGTATGTTACGTCGATTTTATTATGTTAGTGTGATATTACAATTAGTTGACTAATTTTTCGTCTTGATCTCGAATAATAAATTTTACCAAGATATGAGTTAAGTTTTAGTTATTGGCTATATCAATTGCTATTGTATCTAGACTAATAACTAATTTATAAAAACTCGCTATAGCTCAATTATTTGCACTACATTAATAATATGGATAGATTTGAAAAAAGTGGTTTGACTTTCTTAAGGCGTTGCCTATGAACTGTTCAGGACTTCGTCGATAAATTTTTTAGAGATGATATTGTTATTTTGATTAATAGTTTCCATTGAATTTTCGTATGACTGAGATTCTTAATGGTGATGCGAACCACTGCAGCAGCATCATGCCTAATTCATCCACGGCAAATTTACCTGCAACTTAAGCCACCTTAAAAGATAGCTTTACAAATTTTAATACAAATAAATAACAAGAGTTTGCTCACATATCCATATTTTTTATACCACATAGGTACGCCCGAGTGACAATTTTGGCACTGTGGCAGTAGTTCTCGAGCTAAGTATTCAAAGTGTACTTAGCCTAGAAGAAACCAGACATGGTAGCGGCGATTGTGATAACAACAAGGCGCTAATATCCAGTTTAAATGCATAATAATATTTAAAGTTTAATTACTAGTGTACTTATTGTTTGCATCCGCTTGTATTAAAGAGGTGGAAGCATAGCTCCCATTGCAACGCTTTAGAACCATTTGGCTACACTATAATCTATACCGCGATAACAGAGATTTTTGCTACCAGCTATTGTTTGTTGTTGAGCGATCGACTTGTAAACTACTCCTCTGTAACATAATTGCTGCTTACGCGAATGAGTTAATGGTGTATGCTCGGAGTCGATGTAGTTGGGATTTTGGAAAGTACGGTTTATTGTGGTCCGTGCGCGATCAATTATCCAAGTATTGATAGTATAGCTTTTAATTAATTGAAGTGTGTTCATAAGACACTTTCCCTCGATTGCCCATACCCCCGTTGCTTGGCATGGATCTGACTGCAGCTTTGCAAGAAAACTCAACGTAACCATATTATAGCATTTCTACGTTAACCGTTGCCTCCTGAATTATTACTATGTACTTCTCCTCATAAGAGTAAAAGTTTTATGGCTAGACTGACGCCTTTGCTAATTAACTTATTCATTTATTTATATATAAAATGTAATATAGAATAGACTTAATCTTAGTAATTATTAAGGTAAGATTACGGACTTAGTTTAAATATTAAGACAGATATAATCTATTCAAATTTAGTAAAAAAATTGAATCAGTTACGATATAAATGAATAGCATTAATATCAATTATTGAAAATTTCAGCCTAAACGATGACTGTATTGAACATCACATTAGTAATTTAACTAAATATTAAGTTAAATAATTGACTCGTTTAAACTTTAGCTAACCTATTAATATATTTCATATATAGCAATGTCCAAAACATTTAAATCAGTGAAATTGCTAGTTCTCTCCTTATTAAATTAACACTAATTTTTGGACAGAATTAACTCTTTTATTCATCAATAGTAGATTAGTAAATTTGTTTATGCTAAACTTTTTATAAATCATATTTAATTTTACTATGTCTATGCTAATATTATTTTTAATTAATTTATTTTATCCACATAAGCTACTTCACTTTAAACTATACAATTGCTGTTTAAACGACCAGCTTGTTTAAGCTTTTCGTGTGACTACTGGTTTGCGGCGTTTAGGGAACAACTCTCGACAAAGAGGGCAGACTCGTCCATCACACCCTCGAGCTGTACAAAATTCTCTACCGTAAAAAATGATTTGTAGATGGAGTCGATTCCAGTGTTCTCTTGGGAAAAGTTGCTTTAGATCCTTCTCGGTATTAATTACAGTTGAACCATCACTCAAATCCCAACGTTGAGCGAGGCGATGAATGTGAGTATCCACAGGAAACGTAGGTACACCGAAGGCTTGAGCCATAACTACGCTTGCGGTTTTATGACCAACCCCTGGCAAAGCTTCGAGTTCTTTCAAGCTTTGAGGTACCGTACCTGCATGGTTCTTCATCAAGAGTTCGGCAAGCCGGCGCAAGTGTTTGGCTTTCGTCTTGGCCAAGCCGAGTTGACGAATGTGATTTGTGATGGTTGTTTCATCGAGAGAAGCCATCGCAGCAGGATCTGGACCCGCAGCTAATAACGCGGGCGTGACTTCATTGACCTTTTTATCCGTACATTGAGCGCTCAATAAAACTGCCACTAGCAGGGTGAAAGGATCCCTATGGTTGAGTGGGCTTGTCACTTCTGGGTAATATTGATTCAACCTTTTCAGGATGATCTTGGCTCGCTCAGATTTGCGCGAAACATTATTGTGTGACACTATGCTAGTCTCTAGCCAGCCAGACCTTACTTAAATAGATGCGGCAGTGTGGCCGAATTGTATCAATATCTGGTTCGCACTATACCCCCGTCACGTGGTTTTTAGTCGAGGTATCTGAGTGAGCGGGTCGTCCAGACATAGAAGCCTGGCAGCATCCCAGCTGACCACTCGAGTTGCGACAACATTGGTTGCTCTAGGTCTGCTGATTTGCGGATGTGGTAACCGCTCTCAAACCACTCAGAACGATCAGCGCCCCAGGGTCCTTGCAACCTTCACGATCCTAGCAGATTTGGCCAGAAATGTAGCCGGTGATCGGCTTCGAGTAAGTTCGATCGTGAAGGAGGGTTCCGAAGTCCATGGATATCAGCCAACGCCTAGCGACATTGAACGATCCGTGGGAGCAGATCTTTTAATTGAAAACGGACTAGGCCTCGAACTCTGGGCTCGTCGATTCACAATGGCAGCAGGAAATATTCCTACCCTGACTATTTCTCAAGGGATGGAGCCCCTTTTAATTGGAGAGGATTCCTATGCAGGGAAGCCAAATCCCCACGCCTGGATGTCGCCGCGACGCGCTATGGACTACGTTGACCAACTGCGAGAAGCCTTTATCCGGCTAGACCCCAAAGGTGCTGAGTACTATTCAAATAATGCTGAGATTTATAAAAAGCAACTTCAGGTCTTAGATTATGAGCTTCGCCTTGCCGTTAAGACAATCCCACCTCAACACAGAATTTTAGTAAGCTGCGAGGGCGCTTTTACTTACTTAGCAACTGATTACGGACTTGAGGAGGCCTATTTGTGGCCGGTCAATGCGGAAAGTAGGATTACACCCAAGCGCATGGCCCGACTGATCAATACAGTGCGCGATCGTGCAGTTCCTGCGGTTTTTTGTGAGAGTACGGTCAGTGATAAAGCTCAGAGAGAGGTAGCCTCGGTAACCAATGCTCGCTTTGGTGGCACATTTTTTGTAGACTCAATCTCCGAACCAAACGGACCTGCGCCAACGTTATTAGATCTACAACGACACAATGTAAGGCTGATTCGTGAAGGTTTGACAGCTCCAGGAGAACGCAGTTGATTCGCATTGAAGCTAAGCAACTTTGCGTTGATTACGATGGCATCACAGCGCTGTACGATGTTGGCCTACACTTACCGGCCGGTTGCATCTGTGGTTTAGTCGGGATGAATGGGGCTGGCAAATCCACGTTGTTTAAAGCTCTCACCGGTTTTGTTCGCCCATCTCAAGGATTGATTCGGATCAATGGTTGCAGTATGCGCAAAGCCCAGCGCCAGCAAGCGGTTGCTTACGTTCCCCAAAGCGAAAGGATTGATTCTCAATTCCCCGTTTCGGTTTGGGATGTGGTGATGATGGGTCGCTATGGGGCGATGAACCTGTTGAGGATTCCGCGCAATTCCGACCGAGCTGCTGTTCGAGACGCTCTTGAACGTGTGGAGTTACTGGAACTTCGTAACCGTCCAATTGGTACCCTCTCTGGTGGTCAACGTAAGCGTACCTTTTTAGCTCGAGCAATTGCCCAAAGAGCTGATGTGTTCTTGTTAGATGAACCATTCAACGGTGTCGATGTACGCACTGAAAAGTTGATGGCGCAACTGTTTGTTCAATTTCGCGAAGATGGATATACTATCCTAATTTCTACCCATAATCTTAACCATGTGCGAGATTTCTGTGATTTAGTGGTACTGATTAATAAGACGGTACTCGCCTATGGTGAGACTTCTAAAGTGTTTACACCTAAGAACCTTGCGATGACTTTTGGCGGGCTGCCGCCAGATTTACTGATTGGCAACGGCTCATAAAAATTTAGTTTAAACCATTGACTACACTTATATCTAAGCGTCCGCTATTTGATGCCGACTTAGTGACTCTCTAGACAAGCTTGGTTCCGTATTCACGCCTTACACCGTTCCACTTCTACATGCTCAAGATTTGTCGATTCCATATCAAGTGTTAGCAATGTTATCAAGGCTTTCGTCACAATCCAGTGCTTCATAAAGACACTTAATTAGGGGAATGGCGTAAAACATAACGCTTAGGTTAATAAGCAAGTGCTTGCTTGATTTTTGATCTCCAAGGAAAACTAGGAACAATACTGTATTAAGTCTTTGTTTACTTGGAGTAAGCGAACTCCAGGTCCGTGTTGTAAGAAGGTAGTCAGCTTGGTGAGAGGAAAATTTGCTCCTCATTAGCGTTCGCCAATCAAACCGAGGGAAATCCAGGAGCAACCTAGTACAAGTAAGCCCGTTAACATTCCAATAGTTCGTGTAGGTTAAATCCTACAAGTTTAAAAAATCGGGAGGATGCAACAAACTAGTCAAGATATTGAAGCGTCCTTCTCCTTGCAATTGCGGATACCACTATTACTGTAAGGGCAAGATTGACCATCACATAGCTCACAGCCAATAGGTTGTTTATGTTGCACTTACCTAGGCTTTAGGTCGGTTGTGCTGAGTCTGTCCAAAAGGATTTGACTGGTCAGAGGTTACTCAAGAGCGTTTAGCTGAGGACCCTCGTAGCACCCAGGTTCCTTGCCTAACCACAGATTAGACTAATGAGGAAAATCCAAAAGTCGTTTTAGAGCGCGACCATTCCGTTTCGGTATCTCCCGCGGCCTACAAGGCTGCTGGTTGTGCTGACCTCAGCTTCTGTAGTATTTTGTATTCCTGCGTATTTATGCAATCACCACCTGAACCAGGCCATTAAAGGCTAATGACCATCGGCGGCATTGCTACTATCCACGATCTTTATTAATTTGGTAGAAGCTTAATACACAGGTTGGGTGTCTAGCTCGGGGAGCTGTCTAAAAGCTGGTGCATGTGTCCGAGTACAAGTAAATTCTGCTTCCTGGCATTGGGAGATAATAAGAAGCAATTAGAGGGTGATTTCATTGTCCTGGCATAGATAAAGTTATGCAACGGGAGGCTTTGCTAGGTAAGCAGGCGACATAGAGCCCAGCCAAGCCGTACGAATTAGTTGGACTATGGGGAGCATCATGCCTACGGCTCATGTGCTCATACTGAATTGATGGACTTTCTGTTGGAACCGCTAAGGCACTCCTTCATGGTGCGGGCGTTGATGGTGAGCGCTTTAG comes from the Synechococcus sp. M16CYN genome and includes:
- the nth gene encoding endonuclease III, whose translation is MSHNNVSRKSERAKIILKRLNQYYPEVTSPLNHRDPFTLLVAVLLSAQCTDKKVNEVTPALLAAGPDPAAMASLDETTITNHIRQLGLAKTKAKHLRRLAELLMKNHAGTVPQSLKELEALPGVGHKTASVVMAQAFGVPTFPVDTHIHRLAQRWDLSDGSTVINTEKDLKQLFPREHWNRLHLQIIFYGREFCTARGCDGRVCPLCRELFPKRRKPVVTRKA
- a CDS encoding metal ABC transporter substrate-binding protein — translated: MLICGCGNRSQTTQNDQRPRVLATFTILADLARNVAGDRLRVSSIVKEGSEVHGYQPTPSDIERSVGADLLIENGLGLELWARRFTMAAGNIPTLTISQGMEPLLIGEDSYAGKPNPHAWMSPRRAMDYVDQLREAFIRLDPKGAEYYSNNAEIYKKQLQVLDYELRLAVKTIPPQHRILVSCEGAFTYLATDYGLEEAYLWPVNAESRITPKRMARLINTVRDRAVPAVFCESTVSDKAQREVASVTNARFGGTFFVDSISEPNGPAPTLLDLQRHNVRLIREGLTAPGERS
- a CDS encoding metal ABC transporter ATP-binding protein; this translates as MRIEAKQLCVDYDGITALYDVGLHLPAGCICGLVGMNGAGKSTLFKALTGFVRPSQGLIRINGCSMRKAQRQQAVAYVPQSERIDSQFPVSVWDVVMMGRYGAMNLLRIPRNSDRAAVRDALERVELLELRNRPIGTLSGGQRKRTFLARAIAQRADVFLLDEPFNGVDVRTEKLMAQLFVQFREDGYTILISTHNLNHVRDFCDLVVLINKTVLAYGETSKVFTPKNLAMTFGGLPPDLLIGNGS